Proteins from a single region of Sneathiella aquimaris:
- a CDS encoding MFS transporter — MSMSYMPLELQKKWRSVALLSIAQIFALSLWFSATALIPALKEEFTIGDFHASLFSSSVAIGFVIGTFISALFSIADRFPPKQIFTISVLVASLSNISILLLDPLSNTVILLRLVTGVSMLGIYPIGMKMIATWARNDAGTLVGLLVGALTLGSALPHLLNLVNIDWLDWRFTLVGSSSLAFLSSIIIQFVDLGHPIPKAPPFKVTLALEGWKDKAIRYANFGYFGHMWELYAMWAWIGIFLLESFRTSGEENPGILANILTFTTIGIGAAGSLVSGKLADRYGRTTVTMAAMMTSGSCALLIGLFFGAHPVFLTIICVIWGISVIADSAQFSTCVIELSPPNMIGTMLTIQTCTGFLISLVTIHLIPVFVSNFGWEVAFMSLAIGPFLGTYAMGRLRGHPKALLMAGGHR; from the coding sequence ATGTCTATGTCCTATATGCCCCTTGAGCTTCAGAAAAAATGGCGATCTGTCGCCTTGTTGTCTATTGCGCAAATTTTTGCACTTTCCCTCTGGTTTTCGGCCACAGCGCTTATTCCAGCCTTGAAAGAAGAATTCACCATTGGCGACTTTCATGCGTCTCTTTTTTCAAGCAGTGTTGCAATTGGCTTTGTCATTGGAACCTTTATCAGTGCTCTTTTTTCGATTGCCGACAGATTTCCACCCAAACAGATTTTTACGATCAGCGTCTTAGTCGCCAGCCTATCAAATATCAGCATTCTTCTCCTTGATCCGCTGTCCAACACAGTGATTCTTTTACGGCTGGTAACCGGTGTCAGTATGCTGGGCATTTATCCCATTGGTATGAAGATGATCGCAACCTGGGCCCGAAATGATGCCGGGACACTGGTTGGACTGCTGGTTGGGGCACTCACATTGGGAAGCGCATTGCCTCACCTTTTAAATCTTGTGAATATTGACTGGCTGGACTGGCGTTTCACCCTTGTGGGGAGTTCCAGCCTCGCTTTCTTATCCAGTATCATCATTCAGTTTGTCGATTTGGGACACCCGATTCCAAAAGCGCCTCCGTTCAAAGTCACACTGGCTTTGGAGGGCTGGAAAGACAAAGCCATTCGCTATGCCAATTTTGGATATTTTGGACATATGTGGGAACTCTATGCCATGTGGGCCTGGATCGGAATTTTCCTTCTGGAAAGCTTTCGAACTTCAGGGGAAGAAAACCCAGGCATACTGGCGAATATTTTAACCTTCACGACAATCGGGATCGGCGCTGCGGGTAGTCTGGTCTCTGGCAAGCTGGCCGACCGCTACGGACGAACAACAGTCACAATGGCTGCGATGATGACAAGTGGTAGTTGCGCCCTTCTAATTGGCCTGTTTTTTGGGGCCCACCCAGTATTTCTGACCATTATCTGTGTGATCTGGGGAATTTCTGTTATCGCAGATTCCGCACAATTTTCGACCTGCGTAATCGAATTGAGCCCCCCCAACATGATCGGCACGATGCTGACCATACAAACCTGCACTGGATTTTTAATCAGCCTGGTCACCATTCACTTGATCCCGGTGTTTGTTTCGAATTTCGGGTGGGAGGTCGCCTTCATGTCATTGGCAATCGGACCTTTCCTTGGAACCTATGCAATGGGACGTTTGAGGGGGCATCCAAAAGCCTTGCTGATGGCGGGTGGGCATCGATAG
- the speD gene encoding adenosylmethionine decarboxylase — protein MSNISEIVEMPRGDAKVEKPDYFVEKDGMIFAGTHLIVDLWKATGLNDKELIESTLTECVHVSGATLLHFHIHQFEPNGLSGVAVLAESHISFHSWPDKGYMALDIFMCGKTEPHKCIPLLKKAFQPETVQINEIKRGILT, from the coding sequence ATGTCGAATATTTCTGAAATTGTTGAAATGCCGCGTGGTGACGCAAAGGTGGAAAAGCCAGATTATTTTGTCGAAAAAGACGGAATGATTTTCGCTGGAACCCACCTGATTGTTGACTTGTGGAAAGCCACAGGTTTGAACGACAAGGAATTGATCGAAAGCACCTTAACCGAATGTGTTCATGTTTCCGGTGCGACACTGCTTCATTTTCACATCCATCAGTTTGAACCGAACGGCTTGTCCGGCGTGGCGGTTCTTGCCGAAAGCCATATCAGTTTTCACAGTTGGCCTGACAAGGGGTATATGGCCCTTGATATCTTTATGTGCGGAAAAACAGAGCCACACAAATGCATTCCGTTGCTTAAAAAAGCGTTTCAGCCGGAAACCGTGCAGATTAATGAAATCAAGCGAGGCATTTTGACATGA
- a CDS encoding alanine racemase: protein MSFGELSTPTLLLEKTKLIANINKLDLRLSTLSTPLRPHLKTCKSARVAELIPNITQNGITVSTLHEARYFLDNGHTDILYAVSIAPQKLTQIKQLQDQGASMTLILDTLEAAKMVAQSSEELQAVFPCLIEIDCDGKRAGLPPQAPEIVEIAAFLNEQSGTQMKGVLSHSGGSYYCQTIQELQEMAEQERISITTAAQRIRNAGLPCPVVSAGSTPTATYAATLEGVTEYRAGVYVFQDMVMEALGVCQTNDIALSILTTVISHNKSGNRLIIDAGSLALSTDPGKKNRLGEPHYGCVCDATTGQPIDGLWVTSTNQEHGLISLDNSNRSLTDFPIGTQFRILPNHACITAAAYPGYHILDDQVPPAVIDYWDRSNGW, encoded by the coding sequence GTGTCATTCGGTGAATTAAGCACCCCTACTTTGCTTTTGGAAAAAACCAAACTTATCGCCAATATCAACAAATTGGATTTACGGTTATCGACCCTATCCACACCATTGAGGCCTCACCTGAAAACCTGCAAGTCAGCGCGGGTCGCCGAACTGATTCCCAATATCACGCAAAATGGCATCACCGTTTCAACCCTCCACGAAGCGCGCTATTTTTTAGACAATGGCCACACTGACATCCTGTATGCGGTGTCAATCGCGCCGCAAAAATTAACACAGATAAAACAGCTTCAGGATCAAGGCGCGTCAATGACACTTATTCTGGATACACTGGAGGCTGCAAAAATGGTCGCCCAATCGTCGGAGGAGCTGCAAGCTGTCTTTCCTTGCCTCATCGAAATTGATTGCGATGGAAAACGTGCGGGCCTCCCCCCACAAGCGCCGGAAATTGTTGAAATAGCCGCATTCCTAAACGAACAAAGTGGAACTCAAATGAAGGGTGTCCTCTCTCATTCTGGCGGTTCTTACTATTGCCAAACCATACAGGAACTTCAGGAAATGGCGGAACAGGAACGCATTTCGATCACAACCGCCGCCCAGCGCATTAGAAACGCAGGCCTACCCTGCCCGGTTGTCAGTGCAGGTTCAACGCCAACAGCCACCTATGCCGCAACTCTTGAGGGGGTAACGGAATACCGTGCGGGCGTTTATGTTTTTCAGGATATGGTCATGGAAGCCCTCGGCGTGTGCCAGACAAACGATATCGCTTTGTCAATTTTGACAACAGTCATCAGTCACAACAAGTCTGGGAACAGGCTTATAATAGACGCGGGCAGCCTTGCGTTATCAACGGATCCAGGCAAAAAGAACCGTCTTGGTGAACCGCATTACGGATGCGTTTGCGACGCAACCACGGGCCAACCGATCGACGGGTTATGGGTGACGTCAACCAATCAGGAGCATGGCTTGATTTCATTGGATAACTCAAACAGATCCCTGACGGATTTTCCAATCGGGACACAGTTTCGAATCCTGCCAAATCATGCTTGCATAACGGCGGCAGCCTATCCTGGATATCACATTCTCGACGATCAGGTGCCGCCCGCCGTAATCGATTATTGGGATCGCTCTAACGGATGGTAG
- the speE gene encoding polyamine aminopropyltransferase, translating to MMEVFDEGLHSGVNLALDVGTVLYRDKTDLQDLIIFENSTFGRVMSLDGAIQTTEKDEFIYHEMFAHVPILAHGNVKRVLIIGGGDGGAARQVLKHRNIAVTLVDIDRSVIDLSIKYLPSISNGAFDDPRLDLVVADGCQFVKETDQKWDVIIIDSTDPHGPGEVLYTQEFYTDCKSCLTAGGVIVTQNGVPFVQAEELRNSYDRLGLLFQDVSFYMATIPSYVGGPLAFGWATDNKELRKLSEATLADRFLDADIETGYYTPDVHKASFVLPIYVKKILTTTE from the coding sequence ATGATGGAGGTTTTTGACGAAGGGCTTCATAGCGGTGTTAATCTGGCACTGGATGTGGGAACGGTTCTGTATCGGGATAAAACAGACCTGCAAGATCTTATCATTTTTGAAAACAGTACTTTTGGCCGTGTGATGTCGTTGGATGGTGCGATCCAGACAACGGAAAAAGACGAATTCATCTATCATGAAATGTTCGCCCATGTCCCCATTCTGGCGCATGGCAACGTAAAACGGGTCCTGATCATTGGTGGGGGCGACGGGGGCGCGGCTCGTCAGGTTTTAAAGCATCGCAATATTGCCGTCACTTTGGTTGATATCGACCGCTCTGTTATTGATCTGTCGATAAAATACCTCCCAAGCATTTCAAATGGTGCCTTTGACGACCCCAGACTGGATCTTGTGGTTGCTGATGGGTGTCAGTTTGTGAAGGAAACGGATCAGAAATGGGATGTTATAATTATTGACTCAACCGACCCACACGGCCCGGGCGAAGTTTTATATACCCAAGAATTTTATACCGATTGCAAGTCCTGCCTGACGGCTGGCGGTGTAATCGTTACGCAGAACGGCGTGCCTTTTGTTCAGGCAGAGGAGCTGAGAAATAGTTATGATCGTCTGGGACTTCTGTTTCAGGATGTCAGTTTTTATATGGCAACAATTCCCAGTTATGTCGGCGGTCCGTTGGCCTTTGGATGGGCGACCGACAACAAGGAATTGCGAAAGCTTTCTGAAGCAACGCTTGCGGACCGGTTTCTAGACGCTGATATTGAGACCGGTTACTATACGCCAGATGTTCATAAAGCGTCTTTCGTGCTACCAATCTACGTCAAAAAAATCCTGACAACGACCGAGTAA
- a CDS encoding threonine synthase, with product MKTPSDYKTFVSHLECAYTGERFEADKIHGLSSAGKPIIVKYDLEALGKNIDKDTIERRTGGFWKYSEFLPVRSSENVVRLGEEMTPIIRLADQDAGGGELLIKDEGRLPTGSFKARGLALAVAMAKELGLKRLAMPTNGNAGAAMAAYASRAGLQTTIFCPDDTPEINISEIALQGGDVYRVNGLINDCGKIVGEGKEPVGWFDVSTLKEPYRIEGKKTMGLELAEQLGWRLPDVIFYPTGGGTGLIGMWKAFDELEAIGWIGSKRPKMVAVQATGCAPIVKAWENGAEHAPLWENAHTVAAGIRVPVAVGDFMILRAVRQSKGFAIAVEDEAIMEAQKHVAQTEGVLLCPEGAATYAAYRQALKDGRVLGSDQVVLYNCATGLKYPMAPVSQSLDRHQPIDYSRL from the coding sequence ATGAAAACCCCATCAGATTATAAAACGTTCGTTTCCCATTTGGAATGTGCCTACACCGGAGAGCGGTTTGAGGCCGACAAAATCCATGGCCTGTCGTCGGCGGGTAAACCGATTATCGTAAAATATGATCTGGAGGCACTGGGTAAGAATATTGATAAAGACACCATTGAACGCCGAACAGGTGGGTTTTGGAAATATAGTGAGTTCTTGCCGGTAAGGTCGTCTGAGAATGTTGTGCGCTTGGGGGAAGAAATGACCCCGATTATTCGTCTGGCCGATCAGGATGCCGGGGGCGGGGAGCTTCTTATAAAAGATGAAGGGCGGCTGCCGACTGGATCGTTTAAGGCCCGGGGGCTGGCGTTGGCGGTTGCTATGGCAAAAGAACTGGGCCTGAAAAGACTGGCGATGCCAACCAATGGAAATGCTGGTGCCGCGATGGCGGCCTATGCTTCTCGTGCAGGATTGCAGACTACAATTTTTTGCCCTGACGATACGCCGGAAATCAACATTTCTGAAATTGCGTTGCAAGGAGGGGATGTCTACCGGGTGAATGGCCTGATTAATGATTGCGGGAAGATCGTCGGTGAGGGCAAAGAGCCAGTAGGCTGGTTCGATGTCTCCACGTTAAAAGAGCCATATCGGATTGAAGGCAAAAAAACGATGGGGTTGGAACTGGCAGAGCAATTGGGATGGCGACTCCCGGATGTTATTTTTTATCCTACAGGCGGCGGAACTGGCCTTATCGGCATGTGGAAAGCATTTGATGAACTGGAAGCCATCGGCTGGATCGGGTCCAAGCGTCCTAAAATGGTTGCCGTTCAAGCAACAGGCTGCGCTCCGATTGTAAAAGCGTGGGAAAACGGGGCGGAGCATGCCCCCCTTTGGGAGAATGCGCATACAGTCGCGGCGGGTATTCGGGTCCCCGTTGCCGTCGGTGACTTTATGATCCTTCGTGCCGTCCGGCAAAGTAAGGGATTTGCCATTGCGGTTGAAGATGAGGCAATTATGGAAGCGCAGAAGCATGTAGCACAGACAGAAGGCGTTCTTTTGTGCCCGGAAGGGGCCGCGACTTACGCCGCGTATCGGCAGGCTTTGAAGGACGGGCGCGTGTTGGGATCTGATCAGGTGGTCCTGTATAATTGCGCCACAGGACTGAAATATCCTATGGCGCCGGTGTCACAGTCACTGGATCGACATCAGCCTATTGACTATTCTCGCCTTTAA
- a CDS encoding L-serine ammonia-lyase — MTEIEKAGLGSVTPVIPAKPRNTDPVPTSQLDVNISVTDLYTIGIGPSSSHTVGPMRAAKRFVDHLIAVEAFDNTARVLVELYGSLALTGHGHGTDIAILSGLSGERPSLIDPEAIAPLVDKIRTENLLNLGGRKNIPFFEDENLLFLKDEMLPEHSNGMRFCAYTSDGDLLVEKDYFSVGGGYVVSHNEGDRAETKGHNIKMPHPFTSAAELLAVGKETGLSIAEIMRQNETTWRSDDETNEFLDSVSQAMLACIRRGCEAEGILPGGLNVKRRAGALFKELMANPERASRDPLTVLDWVNLYALAVNEENAAGSRVVTAPTNGAAGVIPAVLKYYERFCPGSNEEGIRNFLLTAAAIGSIYKKRASISAAEVGCQGEVGVACSMAAGALAAVLGGTNEQVENAAEIGMEHNLGLTCDPIGGLVQIPCIERNTMGAMKAINAARLALSGDGTHVVSLDEVIETMRQTGIDMLSKYKETSQGGLAVNVVEC, encoded by the coding sequence ATGACGGAAATTGAAAAAGCAGGATTAGGAAGTGTAACACCGGTTATCCCAGCGAAGCCGAGAAACACTGATCCCGTGCCCACCTCACAGCTTGATGTCAATATAAGTGTGACAGACCTTTATACTATCGGTATTGGGCCGTCTTCCTCCCATACTGTTGGACCGATGCGTGCGGCCAAAAGATTTGTCGATCATCTTATTGCCGTTGAGGCATTCGATAACACAGCGCGGGTCCTGGTTGAATTATACGGATCTCTTGCGCTAACCGGTCACGGTCACGGAACTGATATTGCTATTCTATCAGGACTGTCTGGCGAACGCCCCTCCCTGATTGACCCAGAGGCGATTGCCCCACTAGTTGATAAAATTCGGACAGAAAACCTTCTCAATCTGGGAGGACGGAAAAATATTCCCTTTTTTGAGGATGAAAATCTGCTGTTCCTGAAAGATGAAATGCTGCCGGAACATTCAAACGGTATGCGCTTTTGTGCCTATACCAGCGATGGGGATCTACTGGTGGAAAAAGACTATTTCTCTGTGGGCGGCGGTTATGTTGTTTCTCACAATGAAGGAGACAGGGCAGAAACCAAAGGTCATAATATTAAGATGCCGCATCCGTTCACCTCTGCCGCTGAACTGCTGGCGGTTGGCAAGGAAACGGGCCTTAGCATCGCTGAAATTATGCGTCAGAACGAAACCACCTGGCGCAGTGATGATGAAACCAACGAATTTTTGGATAGCGTTTCGCAGGCGATGCTGGCCTGCATTCGGCGTGGCTGCGAAGCGGAGGGCATATTGCCCGGTGGTCTTAACGTCAAACGCCGTGCGGGGGCCCTGTTCAAGGAATTGATGGCCAACCCTGAACGCGCGTCCCGCGATCCGCTGACCGTTCTGGACTGGGTCAATCTTTATGCCCTTGCAGTCAATGAAGAGAACGCTGCTGGAAGCCGTGTTGTCACAGCGCCAACCAATGGTGCCGCCGGTGTCATTCCTGCTGTTTTGAAATATTATGAACGTTTTTGCCCGGGATCAAACGAAGAAGGTATTCGAAACTTCCTTTTGACTGCAGCGGCCATCGGTTCAATTTACAAAAAACGCGCATCCATTTCTGCGGCTGAAGTTGGCTGTCAGGGCGAAGTGGGTGTTGCCTGCTCCATGGCGGCAGGTGCCCTGGCTGCCGTGCTTGGGGGCACAAATGAGCAAGTCGAAAACGCCGCTGAAATTGGTATGGAACATAATCTTGGTCTGACTTGCGATCCAATTGGCGGACTGGTCCAGATCCCTTGCATCGAACGCAACACAATGGGCGCAATGAAAGCCATCAACGCGGCGCGCCTGGCCTTGTCAGGCGACGGCACTCATGTGGTATCCCTTGACGAAGTTATTGAAACAATGCGCCAAACAGGCATTGATATGCTCAGTAAATATAAAGAGACATCACAAGGCGGTCTGGCAGTAAATGTTGTGGAATGTTAG
- the purU gene encoding formyltetrahydrofolate deformylase produces the protein MSTHLHILTLSCEDKPGIVAAVTTELASAGANITESNQFWDQQTGHFFMRIAFALPVGVPKSTIEHGLKPVFDRFHMKASVTDAECKPKIIIMVSRFDHAMLHLLYQIRVGWLQAEVVAIVSNHDASKGTAEIENIPFHCWPVNADNKQEQEQKLLDLVRETGADLVILARYMQVLTDHLSTRLFGRIINIHHSFLPSFKGAKPYHQAHERGVKLIGATAHYVTPDLDEGPIIEQETERVSHAMSADDFVATGRDVESRVLARAVKMHLEARVMLNGHKTIVFK, from the coding sequence ATGTCCACACATCTCCATATCTTGACGCTATCTTGTGAAGACAAACCCGGCATCGTGGCCGCGGTTACAACCGAGCTCGCGTCTGCTGGCGCTAATATTACTGAAAGCAACCAGTTTTGGGATCAGCAGACAGGCCATTTTTTCATGCGGATTGCTTTCGCTCTTCCAGTCGGAGTGCCCAAATCAACGATTGAACACGGCTTAAAACCCGTTTTTGATCGATTTCACATGAAAGCCAGCGTCACAGATGCGGAATGCAAACCGAAAATCATCATTATGGTGTCCAGGTTCGATCATGCAATGCTCCACCTGTTATATCAAATCCGAGTTGGCTGGTTGCAGGCAGAGGTTGTTGCCATCGTTTCAAACCACGACGCCAGCAAAGGCACTGCCGAAATCGAAAATATCCCTTTTCATTGCTGGCCCGTCAATGCTGACAATAAGCAGGAACAAGAGCAGAAACTACTGGATTTAGTTCGGGAAACCGGGGCTGACCTTGTGATCCTCGCCCGCTACATGCAAGTTTTAACGGATCATTTATCAACCCGCCTGTTTGGCCGCATCATTAATATACATCATTCATTTCTGCCTAGTTTCAAAGGTGCCAAACCGTATCATCAGGCGCATGAGCGGGGGGTGAAACTTATTGGGGCGACCGCCCACTATGTGACACCCGATCTGGATGAAGGACCAATTATCGAGCAGGAAACTGAGCGCGTAAGTCATGCAATGAGTGCCGACGACTTTGTCGCAACAGGCCGCGATGTTGAAAGCCGCGTTCTGGCGCGCGCGGTCAAGATGCATTTGGAAGCAAGGGTCATGCTAAACGGTCATAAGACAATCGTTTTTAAATAA
- a CDS encoding glycosyltransferase has translation MAKVLFGWEFGASLGHIYPLLRIADVLKAKGHDILFACRDVTQCYDVVKKHGYSMIQAPYWKNPPIANVRGVATPSYADVIARQGFGYPEILRTMMSAWDDLVTIAKPDLIVADHSPGLNLAIGGRVPIINIGNGFTLPPASLKEYPPVITTGKPLVNQQRLLVLFNKLRREKGLKPYRYLPEVFNSEGQFACTLPQLDPYDGLREVPVCGPLEVSLEPAKLPEDDHIFLYMANEAADSEILLNVLQKSAVPTTAYIRGASPERTQRYHSEHLKMLEKPVDFARMLPKVSLVLHSGGGGTATSCLMTGRPQIMFPRQSESNLSARLIKAQGLGDRVPSGANEAEISAIINGALGNHDMKQRCADISIRLSKGDWKQAIEKITICAEDILLST, from the coding sequence GTGGCAAAAGTGTTATTCGGCTGGGAATTTGGGGCTAGCCTCGGGCATATTTACCCACTCCTTCGCATTGCTGATGTTTTGAAAGCCAAAGGGCATGATATTCTGTTTGCCTGTCGCGATGTGACCCAGTGTTATGATGTTGTCAAAAAGCATGGCTATTCCATGATACAGGCGCCTTACTGGAAAAATCCGCCGATTGCGAATGTGCGAGGAGTTGCAACACCCAGTTACGCCGATGTTATCGCACGGCAGGGTTTCGGGTATCCGGAAATCTTGCGTACCATGATGTCCGCATGGGACGATTTGGTCACGATTGCCAAACCTGATTTGATCGTTGCTGATCACAGTCCGGGCCTCAACCTGGCGATTGGCGGGCGTGTGCCGATAATCAATATTGGTAATGGCTTCACTCTTCCGCCTGCCTCTTTAAAAGAATACCCGCCTGTCATAACAACGGGTAAGCCTCTGGTGAACCAGCAGAGATTGCTTGTGCTTTTCAATAAGTTACGTCGTGAAAAAGGGCTCAAACCCTATCGCTATCTGCCAGAGGTTTTTAACAGTGAGGGGCAATTCGCATGCACTCTACCTCAACTGGACCCCTATGATGGGTTAAGGGAAGTGCCGGTGTGCGGGCCGTTGGAAGTTTCTCTTGAACCTGCAAAATTGCCTGAAGACGATCATATTTTCTTGTATATGGCGAATGAGGCGGCAGATAGTGAGATACTTTTAAACGTCTTGCAGAAAAGCGCGGTTCCCACCACCGCTTATATTCGAGGCGCAAGTCCAGAGCGAACTCAGCGATACCATTCCGAACATCTGAAGATGCTTGAAAAACCAGTGGATTTTGCCAGGATGCTGCCCAAAGTAAGCTTGGTGCTGCATTCTGGAGGTGGGGGGACAGCGACCTCTTGTTTGATGACTGGTCGGCCGCAAATCATGTTTCCAAGACAGTCAGAATCAAATTTATCAGCAAGATTGATCAAAGCACAGGGACTAGGAGACAGAGTGCCTTCTGGGGCGAATGAAGCAGAGATATCTGCAATTATCAATGGAGCACTGGGAAACCATGACATGAAGCAGCGCTGTGCTGATATTTCCATCAGACTGTCAAAAGGGGACTGGAAGCAGGCAATTGAAAAA